The proteins below are encoded in one region of Apium graveolens cultivar Ventura chromosome 4, ASM990537v1, whole genome shotgun sequence:
- the LOC141720172 gene encoding uncharacterized protein LOC141720172, whose translation MSLLSWNCRELANPRTVRFLNEINSQYRPSILFLSETLVKKNKVERVSKKLGFAKFFAVDAQGHGGGLAPFWKNEEGINILSSCNNFIDFECNHETLGKWRYTGYYGFPERSRRVDSWNMIRNLSASSTLPWCIIVDFNDMMSGEEKRGGQRQPRALLDDFSETIMDCGLEDLGYTGDIYTWERARGMDRWIQERLDRGLATKEWCELFPAAEVQVLEMSSSDHMPLVLQLHKQVYIRKRCRFKFENMWVKESECRSIVQSCWNEEGVTDLLEKMVRCCAKLEEWGGGLIRDMKLKIEKYKNDMKRLRARRDVAGIRQYEEARWQYMRLLEKKEIFWRQRAKQYWLREGDKNTRFFHKYASMRKEYNKIKRLKYENGEWKETEEEIQGLITEYFVNIFSTSNMEERLSNRIGFKQVDEEQKQALMLPINDEEVRTAVFAMHPDKAPGLDGLNPSFFQAYWTIVGPDVCKFCQHFFDTGVLPASINIIVVCLIPKVKHPQKVVDLRPIPLCNVLMRILSKVMANRVKPVLPTIISEQQSAFIENRLLTDNAFVAFEVNHYIPRKTQGSVGVAGLKVDVSKAYDRLEWQFIEFMQQKFDFPQLWIDRIMKCVKTVTYSFLHDGKIFGSVIPQRGVRQGDPISPYLYIMCAEGLSGILRRYEEVGLLHGCKIARGAPSISHMLFTDDCYFIFRASRVEASIMKDILQQYQNVSGQMINSSKSNITFSPNTAREDRAGVCEVLRIQETDAPGKYLGMPMRMGRNKMEVLGFLKDKVQQKLQGWANKDISKHGKLTLLSSATQVLPSFWMNVFLIPIGICEDIERKMNGFLWGRGVTGKGVRWMSWARMCRPKGCGGLGVKDLRKFNLAMLAKQGWRLVQQSNVLVSSIIKARYYPNTSFLEAGVGRNPSYVWRSLMEAIGVVKAGTRRKIGNGMDTKVWHIPWLPAVDLGYLTTEMPDKLKDITVNSLMDDTGKNWDIELVEDIFNTRDADLIKRVPIPMSEKEDSWFWLLDESGMFTVKSAYRWLQGEYDNTYKSFCNKLWSLKFPGKVMHFLWRVCTGCLPTACALSSKQIVQSVQCPWCRSGIETDTHVLFTCNFARTVWNMTGVQQVLRLLPQEPAFRNLLESFATATREQCVQVGMIAWALWSRRNKWVWEHVNGSAFGVKATATRFITEWR comes from the coding sequence ATGAGTCTCTTATCTTGGAACTGTCGTGAGCTGGCCAACCCACGGACAGTTAGATTTCTAAATGAAATCAATAGCCAATATCGGCCCAGTATTTTATTTTTAAGCGAGACATTAGTAAAGAAAAATAAAGTAGAGAGAGTAAGTAAGAAGTTAGGGTTTGCAAAGTTTTTTGCAGTTGATGCTCAAGGACATGGTGGGGGACTAGCTCCATTTTGGAAAAATGAGGAAGGAATAAATATTTTAAGTAGCTGTAATAATTTCATTGATTTTGAATGTAATCATGAAACTTTGGGTAAATGGAGATACACAGGATACTATGGTTTTCCTGAGAGAAGTAGACGGGTGGATTCTTGGAATATGATCAGAAATCTTTCAGCAAGTTCAACTTTACCGTGGTGTATAATTGTGGATTTTAATGACATGATGTCCGGGGAAGAGAAAAGGGGGGGTCAACGGCAGCCAAGGGCATTATTAGATGAtttctctgagactataatggaCTGTGGTTTGGAGGATCTGGGGTATACAGGGGACATATATACGTGGGAGAGAGCGAGGGGGATGGATAGATGGATTCAAGAGAGGTTAGATAGAGGATTAGCGACGAAAGAATGGTGTGAGTTATTTCCAGCTGCGGAGGTTCAAGTTCTGGAAATGTCATCGTCTGATCATATGCCTCTGGTGCTGCAACTACATAAGCAGGTATATATTCGAAAACGATGTAGGTTCAAGTTTGAGAATATGTGGGTGAAAGAAAGTGAATGCAGGAGCATTGTTCAGTCATGCTGGAATGAGGAAGGAGTTACTGATTTACTGGAAAAAATGGTGCGTTGCTGTGCTAAATTAGAAGAATGGGGTGGAGGTTTAATCAGGGACATGAAATTGAAGATAGAAAAGTACAAAAATGATATGAAGAGGCTGCGAGCTCGAAGGGATGTGGCTGGTATTCGTCAGTATGAAGAGGCAAGATGGCAGTATATGAGATTACTTGAGAAGAAGGAAATATTTTGGCGTCAACGAGCCAAACAATACTGGCTTCGTGAAGGTGATAAAAATACGAGATTTTTCCATAAGTATGCCTCGATGAGAAAGGAGTATAATAAAATTAAAAGATTGAAATATGAGAATGGGGAGTGGAAGGAAACAGAGGAGGAAATACAGGGGCTCATTACAGAATATTTTGTGAATATATTTAGTACGTCAAATATGGAGGAAAGGTTGTCAAACAGAATTGGTTTTAAACAGGTAGATGAAGAACAGAAACAAGCATTAATGTTGCCAATAAATGATGAAGAAGTGAGAACAGCTGTTTTTGCTATGCACCCGGATAAGGCCCCAGGATTGGATGGGTTAAATCCTTCGTTCTTTCAAGCTTACTGGACTATTGTTGGACCTGATGTCTGCAAGTTCTGTCAACATTTCTTTGACACGGGAGTTTTGCCTGCAAGTATTAACATAATAGTAGTGTGTTTGATTCCAAAAGTAAAACATCCTCAGAAAGTGGTAGATTTAAGGCCCATCCCCTTATGCAATGTGCTAATGAGAATATTGTCAAAAGTCATGGCGAATAGAGTAAAACCAGTACTGCCTACAATCATTTCGGAGCAGCAAAGTGCATTTATAGAGAATCGTCTCCTGACAGATAATGCTTTTGTGGCATTTGAAGTAAATCACTATATTCCTAGGAAAACACAAGGATCAGTGGGAGTTGCTGGATTAAAAGTTGATGTATCGAAAGCGTATGACAGGTTGGAGTGGCAGTTTATTGAATTTATGCAGCAGAAATTTGATTTCCCTCAACTATGGATAGATAGAATTATGAAATGTGTAAAAACGGTGACGTATAGTTTTTTACATGATGGGAAAATCTTTGGAAGTGTGATACCTCAAAGAGGAGTACGTCAAGGGGATCCTATTTCACCATATTTATATATAATGTGCGCGGAGGGTCTGAGTGGAATTTTGAGGAGATATGAAGAGGTTGGGTTATTACATGGCTGTAAAATAGCTCGAGGAGCTCCATCTATTTCTCATATGCTATTTACAGATGACTGTTACTTCATTTTTAGAGCATCACGAGTTGAAGCAAGTATAATGAAAGACATCCTGCAACAATATCAAAATGTGTCTGGTCAGATGATCAATAGTAGTAAGTCAAATATCACATTCAGTCCAAATACAGCAAGGGAGGATAGAGCAGGGGTGTGTGAAGTTCTACGCATTCAGGAGACAGATGCCCCAGGAAAATATCTTGGTATGCCTATGCGTATGGGACGAAATAAAATGGAGGTGTTAGGTTTTTTAAAAGATAAAGTCCAACAAAAGTTGCAAGGATGGGCTAATAAAGATATCTCCAAGCATGGTAAGTTAACATTATTGTCTTCGGCAACTCAAGTGCTCCCTAGTTTTTGGATGAACGTGTTTCTCATCCCGATTGGTATTTGTGAGGATATAGAACGGAAAATGAATGGCTTTCTGTGGGGTAGGGGAGTAACAGGGAAGGGGGTTAGATGGATGTCATGGGCAAGGATGTGCAGACCTAAAGGATGTGGTGGTTTAGGGGTAAAAGATTTGAGGAAGTTCAATTTAGCTATGTTGGCTAAGCAAGGTTGGCGTCTAGTGCAGCAGTCAAACGTACTGGTGTCGTCGATAATTAAAGCGAGATATTATCCTAACACATCATTTCTTGAAGCAGGGGTAGGGAGGAACCCGAGTTATGTGTGGCGAAGTCTGATGGAGGCTATAGGGGTAGTTAAGGCAGGGACGAGACGAAAAATAGGGAATGGTATGGATACAAAGGTGTGGCATATACCTTGGCTACCAGCTGTGGATCTGGGTTACTTAACAACGGAAATGCCTGATAAGTTGAAGGATATTACTGTTAATAGTTTGATGGATGATACGGGCAAGAATTGGGATATTGAGCTGGTTGAAGATATTTTCAATACGAGGGATGCAGACTTAATTAAACGTGTGCCAATTCCGATGTCTGAGAAGGAAGACTCTTGGTTTTGGTTACTGGATGAGAGTGGAATGTTTACAGTTAAGAGTGCGTATAGATGGTTGCAAGGGGAGTATGATAATACTTATAAGAGTTTTTGTAATAAACTGTGGTCGCTGAAATTTCCAGGTAAAGTTATGCACTTTCTTTGGCGTGTATGTACAGGGTGCTTACCAACTGCTTGTGCTCTCTCAAGTAAGCAAATTGTTCAAAGTGTGCAATGTCCATGGTGTAGGAGTGGGATAGAAACGGATACTCATGTGTTATTTACTTGTAACTTTGCCCGTACAGTGTGGAATATGACAGGAGTGCAACAGGTATTACGTTTGTTACCACAGGAGCCAGCATTTAGAAATCTGTTAGAAAGTTTTGCAACAGCAACAAGAGAGCAATGTGTGCAAGTTGGAATGATTGCTTGGGCTTTATGGAGTAGACGAAATAAGTGGGTATGGGAGCATGTCAACGGTTCTGCGTTTGGAGTGAAAGCTACAGCTACAAGGTTTATTACAGAGTGGAGGTAG